The following coding sequences are from one Deinococcus aerius window:
- a CDS encoding GNAT family N-acetyltransferase — MNGPTGGEVREDRDMRVPPEAPSLETLARMRADLYARLGEGYVSLPTEVRARLGIEQVNFGAGVLELVRSLPHPAFNLVRGFGTADPATEADLDALLAAVERARPSAWGLPLDPRTRPADLGARLEARGLREVFREVALYAPASVARQALETPTRPLPEVVQAGPNQAGEVASFISQHFGMPPEMTELVHFGLSRMGWLGYLVPGGDGPTSAGLLMVGGPAALLNSSVTRPDRRGQGGQTALILRRLRDGLARGCEHFFVDVEAGPDNASRRNLERLGFRPVFEVPVYTGVEPDA, encoded by the coding sequence ATGAACGGGCCGACCGGGGGCGAGGTGCGGGAAGACAGGGACATGCGGGTGCCGCCGGAAGCGCCCTCGCTGGAAACACTCGCCAGAATGCGGGCAGACCTCTATGCCCGGCTTGGAGAGGGGTACGTTTCCCTGCCGACCGAGGTGCGGGCGCGCCTGGGCATCGAGCAGGTGAACTTCGGGGCGGGGGTGTTGGAACTGGTGCGCTCCCTCCCTCACCCCGCGTTCAACCTCGTGCGGGGCTTTGGCACGGCTGACCCTGCCACGGAGGCGGACTTGGACGCGCTGCTGGCGGCGGTGGAACGGGCCAGACCGTCCGCCTGGGGGCTGCCCCTCGACCCCCGCACCCGCCCGGCGGACCTGGGGGCAAGGCTGGAAGCACGCGGCCTGCGCGAGGTGTTCCGGGAAGTGGCGCTGTACGCCCCGGCGTCCGTGGCCCGGCAGGCGCTGGAAACACCCACCCGCCCTCTCCCCGAGGTTGTCCAGGCTGGCCCCAACCAGGCTGGGGAAGTCGCGTCCTTCATCTCCCAGCATTTCGGGATGCCGCCTGAAATGACGGAGTTGGTGCACTTCGGCCTCTCCCGGATGGGCTGGCTGGGCTACCTCGTGCCGGGAGGGGACGGCCCCACCAGCGCCGGACTCCTGATGGTGGGGGGACCGGCGGCCCTGCTCAACTCCAGCGTCACCCGCCCGGATCGCCGGGGCCAGGGCGGTCAGACGGCCCTGATCCTGCGGCGCCTGCGGGACGGCCTGGCCCGGGGCTGCGAGCACTTCTTCGTGGACGTGGAGGCGGGCCCGGACAACGCCAGTCGCCGCAACCTGGAGCGCCTGGGCTTCCGGCCCGTGTTCGAGGTGCCGGTCTATACGGGGGTGGAACCGGACGCCTGA
- a CDS encoding TMEM175 family protein: MRPPAPASLEKDRLDTLIDGVFAIALTLLVLEVRLPPEVGTAEVPHALLALLPRLVVYAATFITTALLWATHYYYASLIRGTDFWHITLNLVTLLFVSLLPFSASVMGAHPDSTWGTAVGFLNFALVGLSLTANWGHCLRARLVVPRASDRLLRNMTLIAILYCVYAFSEVGLALRSPTLAMSLLGVWLVVGFAILAMLQPHVFAAAGHRAALGEDAAPSRQPSPGA, from the coding sequence ATGAGACCACCCGCCCCGGCGTCCCTGGAAAAGGACCGGCTCGACACTTTAATTGACGGGGTGTTCGCCATCGCGCTCACCCTGCTGGTGCTGGAGGTCAGGCTGCCCCCCGAGGTCGGGACCGCCGAAGTCCCGCACGCGCTGCTCGCCCTGCTGCCGCGTCTGGTCGTGTACGCGGCCACCTTCATCACCACCGCGCTGCTCTGGGCCACCCACTACTACTACGCCAGCCTGATCCGGGGAACCGACTTCTGGCACATCACCCTGAACCTGGTGACGCTGCTGTTCGTCTCCCTGCTGCCCTTCTCGGCGAGCGTGATGGGTGCGCATCCCGACTCGACGTGGGGCACGGCGGTCGGCTTTCTCAACTTCGCCCTCGTCGGCCTGTCCCTGACCGCCAACTGGGGCCACTGCCTTCGCGCCCGGCTGGTGGTGCCCCGGGCGAGCGACCGGCTGCTGCGGAACATGACGCTCATCGCCATCCTCTACTGCGTGTACGCCTTTTCCGAGGTCGGCCTGGCCCTGCGGTCACCCACCCTGGCGATGTCGCTCCTGGGCGTGTGGCTGGTCGTCGGGTTCGCCATCCTCGCCATGCTGCAACCCCACGTCTTCGCGGCGGCGGGGCACCGGGCAGCCCTCGGGGAGGACGCAGCGCCGTCAAGGCAGCCCAGCCCCGGGGCCTGA
- a CDS encoding oxygenase MpaB family protein produces MNLDAARQRFGDDAVGRLARMVQLGDPLADAADAELRLHGEVARRQLRAGLLHGRQFVGEDLPAVRALLAETECVPAWVEPRRLERGSQAYLAIGNVWITLSLGPGSLTHTYSSPSIARVLVRTGNLTRMARRRIVETGVWNIVSVLPGGLARGGEGYVQNVQVRLLHARVRAALWQRGWNAAETGAPINQLEMARTWLDFTYVPFHALQTFGITFTAGELDDLYHFWQYVAHLLGVHPDLYLTVTDQARAADLLALITQTEEPASGDARELTQAMLVAVADLLQSSLPTPPPVTLDLVHAVARRLHGDPLADQLGIRKPWVRHALVPIMLGNRLRRWRERVQPGARQRTIDHTVRTFRGQLAGLQGETTYQRSAEHVPEAGLPRTVEPTPTPSRSAVKA; encoded by the coding sequence GTGAATTTGGACGCCGCCCGGCAGCGGTTCGGGGACGACGCGGTGGGGCGGCTCGCGCGCATGGTCCAGCTCGGCGACCCCCTGGCGGACGCGGCGGACGCGGAGCTGCGCCTCCACGGGGAGGTGGCCCGGCGCCAACTCCGGGCGGGGCTGCTGCACGGCCGCCAGTTCGTGGGGGAGGACCTGCCCGCCGTGCGCGCCCTGCTCGCCGAGACGGAGTGTGTGCCCGCCTGGGTCGAGCCTCGCCGCCTGGAACGCGGGTCACAGGCCTACCTGGCGATCGGCAACGTCTGGATCACGCTGTCGCTCGGCCCCGGCTCCCTGACCCACACCTACAGCTCGCCCTCCATCGCCCGGGTCCTGGTGCGGACGGGCAACCTGACCCGGATGGCCCGGCGGCGCATCGTCGAGACGGGGGTGTGGAACATCGTCTCGGTCCTGCCCGGCGGCCTGGCGCGGGGCGGCGAGGGCTACGTCCAGAACGTGCAGGTGCGGCTGCTGCACGCGCGGGTGCGGGCGGCCCTGTGGCAGCGGGGCTGGAACGCGGCGGAAACGGGCGCGCCCATCAACCAACTGGAGATGGCGCGCACCTGGCTCGACTTCACCTATGTCCCGTTCCACGCCCTCCAGACCTTCGGCATCACCTTCACGGCGGGGGAACTGGACGACCTCTACCACTTCTGGCAGTACGTCGCGCACCTGCTGGGCGTTCACCCGGACCTGTACCTAACCGTCACGGATCAGGCGCGGGCGGCGGACCTCCTCGCCCTTATCACCCAGACCGAGGAACCCGCCAGCGGCGACGCCCGCGAGCTGACACAGGCCATGCTCGTCGCCGTCGCGGACCTGCTTCAGAGCAGCCTGCCCACGCCGCCGCCCGTCACGCTGGACCTGGTTCACGCGGTGGCGCGCAGACTGCACGGGGACCCGTTGGCGGACCAGTTGGGCATTCGCAAACCCTGGGTGCGGCACGCGCTGGTGCCCATCATGCTGGGCAACCGGTTGCGGCGCTGGCGGGAGCGGGTTCAGCCGGGAGCGCGGCAACGCACGATAGACCACACCGTTCGGACCTTCCGGGGGCAACTCGCGGGCCTGCAAGGTGAGACGACCTATCAGCGCAGCGCCGAACACGTCCCCGAGGCGGGCCTGCCCCGGACGGTGGAGCCGACGCCAACCCCGTCTAGGTCGGCGGTTAAGGCATGA
- a CDS encoding ATP-binding protein has product MRELALRLLGPPELQVGGQRRPFRTKKALALVAYLALEPGPQSREKLAALLWPDADPEAGRASLRGTLVYAREALGPLRDRLEADRATVCLVTGPDECDVTALERVAGAARSLPPAGALPELERAASLWRGELLDGFALGEGSGFDDWLGERREATRSAVNLVFDRLSAEQLEQDPGRAAETARRWLALDRLNEAAWRRLAQARLASGQRALAREVLDSCRRVLRDEVGCAPAPETLALEAQVLEPISPSRPGVRLDLPTLLREGPFVGRRAELARLAEVYQRAGSGHPGAALIVGEPGIGKTRLAGAFLTWAGERGAGVLRGRGFEVGGTLYGPLADAARRVLDAEPGPQALLSRQDLAELARLLPELGERLPEPAPPMPGEGQRGQVLAALTRLVLALARRSPLVLLVDDVQWADASTLEALRHLAGRVAEERAPVLLLLTARAEALTPGSELAGWAANLGREVPVTRLDLGPLGQPETLGLLGALAGTPAAGSLEPLAERLFAETGGQPLYISETLRGLAEQGALTLGPGGITVNEARLSAGLERGGEGVRAVIGERLSRLSAPALALAQAGAVLGQEFGFGTLRAVADLGEDTALQGYEELLRTGLLREAAGEGGTASLSHDRVRETLRDALSGPRRGLLHRRALGALGEVGASPEVLAHHALGAGLTGEAARHFHQAGRQSLRLGAYHAAVIALEQALDLTPARPEYAAERRERLHLIEYALYYRDSHNLAVIQRRWRLAADASQAAGLGAEAAFALGELAASLARQGRHGEAGEVAGQALDTARAAGDRGMAARSLNILGVLAVERRDWAAAERLLEDAQAEAIRAGDEPLALEARAHLATVLTFGHDDLEGGRQLEEEVLRRRIDLGEPGAVLASLSSLTYACMRMADYEAARRHIDEWAVWAERSGAGRVAANVLGMHGYIAAEQGDVLGALKAGEAALAAFEQANAVLAFSWGGLAWCYARLGRTQEARQALDNGQALNERDEDLYHQAGAAWVLGDAALALGDLERAERFYRQSLGGNSAAWILVGLRGLGEVRAQTGQWEEAARLLGAVLGRRSAGVWQHRQATRALDALRPLVPPDVLEAALNEGRVTPLEPLLAELRRQSDPSQGSQASGSAAV; this is encoded by the coding sequence ATGCGCGAGTTGGCCCTCCGGCTGCTGGGCCCGCCTGAACTTCAGGTGGGGGGCCAGCGACGCCCCTTCAGGACCAAAAAGGCGCTGGCCCTGGTCGCCTATCTCGCCCTGGAGCCCGGCCCGCAGTCCCGGGAGAAACTGGCGGCCCTGCTGTGGCCGGATGCCGACCCGGAGGCGGGCCGGGCCAGCCTGCGGGGCACCCTCGTCTACGCCCGGGAAGCCCTGGGCCCCCTCCGTGATCGCCTGGAGGCCGACCGGGCCACCGTCTGCCTGGTGACCGGGCCGGACGAGTGCGACGTGACGGCCCTGGAGCGTGTGGCGGGGGCGGCGCGTTCCCTGCCCCCTGCCGGGGCCTTGCCGGAGCTGGAGCGGGCGGCCTCCCTGTGGCGCGGCGAGCTGCTCGACGGGTTCGCCCTGGGGGAGGGCAGCGGCTTCGACGACTGGCTGGGGGAACGCCGGGAGGCGACGCGCTCGGCGGTGAACCTCGTGTTCGACCGCCTCTCCGCCGAGCAACTGGAGCAGGACCCGGGCCGCGCGGCAGAGACGGCGCGGCGCTGGTTGGCCCTCGACCGCCTGAACGAGGCGGCCTGGCGACGCCTCGCGCAGGCGCGGCTGGCTTCAGGACAGCGGGCACTCGCGCGGGAGGTGCTCGACTCTTGCCGACGGGTGTTGCGGGACGAGGTGGGCTGTGCGCCCGCCCCCGAGACGCTGGCCCTCGAAGCGCAAGTTCTGGAGCCCATCTCCCCCAGCCGCCCCGGGGTCCGGTTAGACCTGCCCACGCTGCTGCGCGAGGGGCCCTTCGTCGGCCGCCGGGCGGAACTCGCGCGGCTGGCCGAGGTCTATCAGCGGGCCGGGAGTGGGCACCCGGGGGCGGCCCTGATCGTCGGAGAGCCCGGCATCGGCAAGACCCGGCTGGCGGGGGCGTTCCTGACCTGGGCCGGGGAACGTGGCGCCGGGGTGCTGCGGGGCCGGGGCTTCGAGGTGGGCGGCACGCTGTATGGCCCCCTGGCGGACGCCGCACGCCGCGTGCTGGACGCGGAACCCGGGCCGCAGGCGCTGCTCTCCCGGCAGGACCTCGCCGAGCTCGCCCGGCTGCTGCCGGAGCTGGGAGAGCGGCTGCCGGAGCCCGCGCCGCCCATGCCGGGGGAGGGCCAGCGGGGCCAGGTGCTGGCGGCGCTGACGCGGCTCGTCCTCGCGCTCGCCCGGCGCTCGCCGCTCGTCCTGCTCGTGGACGATGTCCAGTGGGCCGACGCGAGCACCCTGGAGGCGCTGCGGCACCTCGCGGGCCGGGTTGCGGAGGAACGCGCGCCCGTCCTGCTCCTCCTCACCGCCCGGGCGGAGGCGCTGACCCCCGGCTCGGAGTTGGCGGGGTGGGCGGCGAATCTCGGCCGGGAGGTGCCGGTGACGCGGCTCGACCTCGGGCCGCTGGGCCAGCCGGAGACGCTGGGGCTGCTGGGGGCGCTGGCGGGCACGCCCGCCGCCGGTTCGCTGGAGCCCCTGGCCGAGCGGCTCTTCGCGGAGACGGGTGGGCAGCCGCTCTACATCTCGGAGACGCTGCGCGGTCTGGCGGAGCAGGGGGCGCTCACGCTGGGTCCCGGGGGGATCACGGTGAATGAGGCGCGGCTCTCCGCCGGGCTGGAGCGGGGCGGCGAGGGGGTGCGGGCCGTCATCGGCGAGCGGCTCTCGCGGCTCTCGGCGCCCGCCCTCGCGCTCGCGCAGGCGGGGGCGGTGCTCGGCCAGGAGTTCGGATTCGGCACCCTCCGGGCCGTGGCCGACCTCGGCGAGGACACCGCGCTGCAAGGCTACGAGGAACTGCTGCGAACCGGGCTGCTGCGGGAGGCGGCGGGCGAGGGCGGAACCGCGTCCCTCTCGCACGACCGGGTGCGGGAGACGCTGCGGGACGCGCTGAGTGGCCCCCGCCGGGGGCTGCTGCACCGCCGCGCGCTGGGGGCGCTGGGGGAGGTGGGCGCGTCCCCCGAGGTGCTGGCGCATCACGCCCTAGGGGCCGGGCTGACGGGTGAAGCCGCGCGGCATTTCCACCAGGCGGGGCGGCAGTCCCTGAGGCTCGGCGCGTACCACGCCGCAGTGATCGCGCTCGAGCAGGCCCTCGACCTCACCCCCGCCCGTCCCGAGTACGCCGCCGAGCGCCGCGAGCGGCTCCACCTGATCGAGTACGCGCTCTACTACCGTGACAGCCACAACCTCGCTGTTATTCAGCGCCGCTGGCGGTTGGCCGCCGACGCCTCGCAGGCAGCCGGACTGGGCGCGGAGGCCGCCTTCGCCCTGGGAGAACTCGCGGCCTCACTGGCCCGGCAGGGGCGGCACGGCGAGGCCGGAGAGGTCGCGGGCCAGGCCCTCGATACAGCCCGCGCCGCAGGCGACCGTGGAATGGCGGCCCGCAGTCTCAACATCCTCGGTGTCCTCGCGGTGGAGCGGCGCGACTGGGCGGCGGCGGAGCGCCTGCTGGAGGACGCCCAGGCCGAGGCCATCCGGGCGGGGGACGAGCCGCTCGCCCTGGAGGCCCGCGCCCACCTTGCCACGGTGCTGACCTTCGGGCACGACGACCTGGAGGGCGGACGGCAACTGGAAGAGGAAGTTCTCCGGCGGCGCATAGACCTGGGTGAGCCTGGAGCGGTTCTCGCTTCACTCTCAAGTCTGACCTACGCCTGCATGAGGATGGCGGACTATGAGGCCGCCCGCCGTCATATCGACGAGTGGGCCGTGTGGGCCGAGCGCAGCGGTGCGGGACGCGTCGCCGCGAACGTCCTGGGAATGCATGGGTACATCGCGGCGGAGCAGGGCGACGTGCTCGGGGCCCTGAAGGCGGGCGAGGCGGCCCTGGCCGCCTTCGAGCAGGCGAACGCCGTCCTGGCGTTCTCCTGGGGCGGCCTGGCGTGGTGCTACGCCCGCCTGGGCCGAACCCAGGAAGCCCGGCAGGCCCTGGACAACGGCCAGGCCCTGAACGAGAGGGACGAGGACCTCTACCACCAGGCGGGGGCGGCGTGGGTGCTGGGGGACGCGGCGCTCGCCCTGGGGGACCTGGAACGCGCCGAGCGGTTCTACCGTCAGTCGCTGGGCGGGAACTCGGCCGCCTGGATTCTGGTGGGTCTGCGCGGCCTGGGCGAGGTGAGGGCCCAAACCGGCCAGTGGGAAGAGGCCGCGCGGCTGCTCGGCGCGGTGCTGGGCCGCCGCTCGGCTGGTGTCTGGCAGCATCGCCAGGCGACCCGGGCCCTCGACGCGCTGCGCCCACTCGTCCCCCCCGACGTGCTGGAGGCGGCCCTGAACGAGGGGCGGGTTACGCCCCTGGAACCCCTGCTCGCCGAATTGCGGCGGCAGAGTGACCCGTCCCAGGGGTCCCAAGCGTCGGGTTCCGCCGCCGTGTAG
- a CDS encoding ATP-binding protein, whose translation MNGQAANPLPAELSPLLGRERDLGELTRLLGEGTRLLTLRGPGGIGKTALALRLAHAVRGNYDHVLFVDLSALRAPGEVLPAIAAALPGVEAASRDPPALVREFAARHRLLLVLDNFEQLLPAARTLGELLARAPTLQLVVTSRAALHLHDEREYPVPPLPVPERVPEAASSPAVQLFVTRARALLPGFELTPATTPQVVRLCALLEGVPLALELAAARLRTYALPDVLAGLEHPLRFLREDFRDRPERLRSLRAAVEWSYELLDQGDRAVFECCAVFGGSFTPGALAAVHGGEEVLDHVDALIEQSFLQRLGTPGTRWKLLQPLRELALERLSGRPEAPTWRERHARHFLEELEEGRRRFEQGQPDRREDLLPDYPNMRAGLVWAVGEGRADLAYRYLAQLGAVWLPLGLYAQEAPLAERVLGLPSPGRDQVLLQALEVSAQCLAATGQTGAHEARLREILELCRELGDEVSAGWTTADLALLHHASGRSDLAWPMQQEVLRAQEARRGERGADRVEQSQYANLLLYAAPTLLDLGQPDLALAYATRALEEYEAAGNAVFRLVARVMVGVVLLHLGRREEAGARLLGALHEAAGKPFRAVVDEALRGLSLLAAEVGDPAAAVRLLAAGGFVPGEASRGYLDRRHLGNLDRARAVMGEADFRDAWASGSDLGPAEAVEQADRLARRLRAPPPDGTPRPGLTPREWEVLRLVAQGHPDRRVARLLGISPVTVSKHVANMLGKLALHNRVELTRWAMTHGGEDSP comes from the coding sequence ATGAACGGCCAGGCGGCGAACCCGCTCCCGGCAGAACTCAGCCCGCTGCTCGGACGCGAGCGCGACCTGGGCGAACTCACCCGCCTGCTCGGCGAGGGGACGCGGCTCCTCACCCTGCGCGGCCCCGGCGGCATCGGCAAGACGGCGCTCGCCCTGCGCCTCGCCCACGCCGTGCGCGGGAACTACGACCACGTGCTGTTCGTCGACCTCTCCGCGCTGCGCGCCCCGGGGGAAGTCCTCCCGGCCATCGCCGCCGCGCTCCCCGGCGTCGAGGCGGCCTCGCGGGACCCCCCCGCGCTCGTCCGCGAGTTCGCTGCCCGGCACCGGCTGCTGCTGGTCCTCGACAACTTCGAGCAGCTCCTGCCCGCCGCCCGGACGCTGGGCGAGCTGCTCGCCCGGGCCCCCACGCTGCAACTCGTCGTGACGAGCCGCGCCGCGCTGCACCTGCACGACGAGCGCGAGTACCCGGTCCCGCCCCTCCCCGTTCCCGAGCGCGTCCCGGAGGCGGCGAGCAGCCCGGCGGTGCAACTCTTCGTCACCCGCGCCCGCGCCCTCCTGCCCGGCTTCGAGCTCACCCCCGCCACTACCCCCCAGGTGGTGCGGCTGTGCGCGCTGCTGGAGGGCGTGCCCCTCGCGCTGGAACTCGCCGCCGCCCGGCTGCGGACGTATGCCCTCCCGGACGTGCTGGCGGGGCTCGAACACCCGCTGCGCTTCCTGCGCGAGGACTTCCGCGACCGGCCCGAACGGCTGCGCTCCCTGAGGGCCGCCGTGGAGTGGAGCTACGAGTTGCTGGATCAGGGCGACCGCGCGGTGTTCGAGTGCTGCGCGGTGTTCGGGGGCAGCTTCACCCCGGGGGCGCTCGCCGCCGTACACGGCGGCGAGGAGGTGCTGGACCACGTGGACGCGCTGATCGAGCAGAGCTTCCTCCAACGCCTGGGCACCCCGGGCACCCGCTGGAAGCTGCTGCAACCCCTGCGGGAACTCGCCCTGGAGCGTCTCAGCGGGCGCCCGGAGGCCCCCACCTGGCGGGAACGGCACGCCCGGCACTTCCTGGAGGAGCTGGAGGAGGGGCGGCGGCGTTTCGAGCAGGGCCAGCCCGACCGCCGCGAGGACCTCCTGCCGGACTACCCCAACATGCGCGCGGGGCTGGTGTGGGCGGTGGGGGAGGGGCGGGCGGACCTCGCGTACCGCTACCTCGCCCAGCTCGGCGCGGTGTGGCTGCCCCTGGGCCTGTACGCCCAGGAGGCGCCCCTCGCGGAACGGGTCCTGGGCCTGCCCTCCCCGGGGCGGGATCAGGTGCTGCTGCAGGCCCTGGAGGTCAGTGCCCAGTGCCTCGCCGCCACCGGGCAGACGGGGGCCCACGAGGCCCGCCTGCGCGAGATCCTCGAGTTGTGCCGCGAGCTGGGGGACGAGGTGAGCGCGGGCTGGACCACCGCCGACCTCGCGCTGCTGCACCACGCCTCCGGGCGCAGCGACCTGGCGTGGCCCATGCAGCAGGAGGTGCTGCGCGCGCAGGAGGCGCGCCGGGGGGAGCGGGGGGCCGACCGCGTCGAGCAGTCCCAGTACGCCAACCTCCTGCTGTACGCGGCGCCGACCCTGCTCGACCTGGGGCAACCCGACCTGGCCCTGGCGTACGCGACCCGTGCCCTGGAGGAGTACGAGGCGGCGGGCAATGCGGTGTTCCGGCTCGTCGCCCGGGTGATGGTCGGGGTCGTGCTGCTGCACCTGGGCCGCCGCGAGGAGGCCGGGGCGCGGCTGCTCGGCGCCCTGCACGAGGCGGCGGGGAAACCCTTCCGGGCGGTGGTGGACGAGGCGCTGCGTGGCCTGAGCCTCCTCGCCGCCGAGGTGGGCGACCCCGCGGCGGCGGTGCGGCTGCTGGCGGCGGGCGGCTTCGTCCCCGGGGAGGCCTCGCGGGGGTACCTGGACCGGCGGCACCTCGGGAACCTCGACCGGGCGCGGGCGGTGATGGGCGAGGCCGATTTCCGAGACGCCTGGGCGTCGGGCTCCGACCTGGGCCCCGCGGAGGCGGTGGAACAGGCGGACCGGCTCGCCCGGCGCCTGCGAGCCCCCCCGCCGGACGGCACGCCCCGCCCGGGGTTGACCCCGCGGGAGTGGGAGGTGCTGCGGCTGGTGGCCCAGGGCCACCCGGACCGCCGGGTCGCCCGGCTGCTGGGGATCAGCCCCGTGACGGTCAGCAAGCATGTGGCGAACATGCTGGGCAAACTCGCCCTGCATAACCGCGTGGAACTCACCCGCTGGGCCATGACGCACGGCGGGGAGGACTCTCCTTAA